A stretch of Telopea speciosissima isolate NSW1024214 ecotype Mountain lineage chromosome 11, Tspe_v1, whole genome shotgun sequence DNA encodes these proteins:
- the LOC122646586 gene encoding auxin-responsive protein SAUR77, whose product MDCLVLPVTMLRRRFSNSRLGYRPLSGEGFESSGGRPVTVVVGEEKREFLVDRYVLEEDPFRILIETMKKDSKERFDGTREEKSVIFVDVDAILFEHMLWLMYNDCSSLFKLNVGDILDFYGEDI is encoded by the coding sequence ATGGATTGCTTGGTTCTACCTGTTACGATGTTACGACGGAGATTCTCGAATTCACGGCTTGGTTATCGTCCTCTTTCCGGCGAAGGATTTGAGAGCTCAGGTGGTCGGCCGGTGACTGTGGTTGTTggggaggaaaagagagaattcTTGGTGGATCGTTATGTGTTAGAAGAAGACCCTTTTCGGATCTTGATAGAGACGATGAAGAAGGATAGCAAGGAGAGATTTGATGGAACCCGAGAAGAGAAATCCGTGATTTTTGTTGATGTTGATGCCATTTTGTTTGAACACATGCTATGGTTGATGTATAATGACTGTTCCTCTCTGTTTAAGCTCAACGTTGGGGACATCTTAGATTTCTATGGTGAAGATATCTGA
- the LOC122646758 gene encoding uncharacterized protein LOC122646758 produces the protein MMMIISTVGDRGGVGADPGPNAIERGINFVTPFEKLTSIIKLAWNHFKIPDSERIKEGGSNAGEFIRNAAVKSLEESEETAERIAKAAGDAVNDAAKKVKRSVSGHARQQNDL, from the exons atgatgatgatcatatCCACAGTTGGAGATAGAGGAGGTGTAGGTGCTGATCCAGGCCCAAACGCTATTGAAAGAGGCATCAACTTTGTAACCCCTTTTGAAAAACTTACATCTATTATTAAACTTGCTTGGAATCACTTCAAAATCCCTGATTCAGA GAGAATAAAGGAAGGAGGGTCAAATGCTGGGGAGTTTATAAGAAACGCTGCTGTAAAGAGTCTCGAGGAAAGTGAAGAAACTGCTGAACGGATCGCTAAAGCTGCCGGAGATGCAGTGAATGATGCGGCAAAGAAGGTCAAAAGAAGCGTCTCCGGTCACGCTAGGCAGCAAAACGATCTGTGA
- the LOC122644763 gene encoding uncharacterized protein LOC122644763, which translates to MASASTKKRSRSAQKNPSTIPNSSLLSLFLKEPPPGFFPSKEEFLRLLVVISIAVSVSMACNFTVDFLNRQPKLFCDSDQTSEDALSDYCEPCPDNGECFNGKLECVRGYKKLGRLCIEDGEISQTAKKLSEWVKQHVCEAHAQFLCDGTGTIWVQEVDIWKEIDGGKLHRIFDLNNDTFQYTKQKVLETIRSSLEMREDFQGIKELKCPDWLAEQYKPLLCYIRQWISKHALILVPVSTVLIGFITLSASLVRRVRRSRYLTTRAEQLYQQVCDILEETAITTKSVTGQGEPWVVASRLRDHLLLPRERKDPMLWRKVEEFVQEDSRVDQYPKLVKGDSKVVWEWQVEGSLSSSKMRKKGPTSKVQPSGDMYESPGQPRRQSTLKAGRALYC; encoded by the exons ATGGCTTCCGCTTCAACAAAAAAGCGCTCAAGATCAGCTCAGAAGAACCCTAGCACTATCCCAAACTCCTCTTTACTGTCTTTGTTCTTGAAAGAACCACCACCGGGTTTCTTCCCCTCCAAGGAAGAGTTCTTAAGGCTCCTTGTCGTCATCTCCATTGCAGTCTCCGTCTCCATGGCCTGTAATTTCACTGTCGATTTTCTCAATCGCCAGCCTAAGCTCTTCTGCGATAGTGATCAAACTTCTGAAGATGCACTATCTG ATTATTGTGAACCTTGTCCAGATAATGGAGAATGTTTTAATGGCAAGTTGGAATGTGTCCGTGGCTATAAAAAGCTTGGGAGGTTATGTATAGAAGATGGAGAAATTAGTCAAACAGCAAAGAAACTT TCAGAATGGGTAAAACAACATGTCTGTGAAGCACATGCTCAGTTTTTATGTGATGGAACTGGCACAATTTGG GTTCAAGAGGTGGACATATGGAAGGAAATTGATGGAGGCAAATTACACAGAATTTTTGACTTGAACAATGACACTTTCCAGTATACGAAACAAAAGGTACTGGAGACCATTAGAAGCTCATTGGAGATGAGGGAAGATTTTCAAGG GATCAAAGAGTTGAAATGTCCGGACTGGCTAGCTGAACAGTACAAACCACTCCTCTGCTACATCCGTCAATGGATCTCCAAGCATGCTTTGATTTTAGTTCCAGTTTCTACAGTG CTTATAGGATTCATAACTTTGTCTGCTTCATTGGTACGAAGAGTCCGTCGGAGTCGATATCTAACGACCAGAGCAGAACAGCTCTACCAGCAG GTCTGTGACATACTTGAAGAAACTGCAATAACAACAAAGAGTGTAACCGGACAAGGTGAACCTTGGGTGGTTGCTTCTCGTTTACGAGATCATCTACTTCTGCCAAGAGAGAGGAAAGACCCCATGTTATGGAGAAAG GTTGAGGAGTTTGTCCAAGAAGATTCTCGTGTTGATCAATACCCGAAGCTTGTGAAGGGTGATTCAAAAGTGGTGTGGGAATGGCAAG TTGAGGGTTCACTGAGTTCCTCAAAGATGAGAAAGAAAGGGCCAACAAGCAAAGTGCAACCCAGTGGAGACATGTATGAGTCACCTGGTCAACCACGCAGGCAATCCACATTGAAGGCTGGACGGGCACTTTACTGTTGA